CCGCGCTGCTGGCGCTCGCCGCCGTGCTGGCGGCGCCCGGCGCCTCCCCGGCGGGCGCCCGGTCGGGCGAGCGGGCCTCCGCCGCCGGCATCGAGTCGGTCACCCTGGAGGGCCACGGGTTCGGCCACGGCAACGGCATGGGCCAGTACGGCGCCCTCGGCTACGCCGTCGACCACGGCTGGACGTGGCAGCAGATCGTCGCCCACTTCTACGGCGGCACGACGGCCGGCACGGTGGCGAACGACGACATGACCGTGCGGCTGACGGCCAACGACGACCAGGCGCTGGTCGTGCGGTCCGACTCGCCGTTCACGGTCGCCGGCACCGCGCTCGGCGCCGGCCAGGCGGCCAGGATCGAGCGGACCGGCACGTCGTCGTTCGCGGTGAGCACGGCGCCCGCCGGCCCGGCGAGCTGCTCGGGGCCGTGGAGCGAGCCGGCCGCGGTGAGCGGCACTGCCGTCGAGGCCGTGCCGTCCTCGCCCCCGCCGACCTCGAGCACCGACCTGACCAGGCTCCTCACCCTGTGCCGGGGCACCGAGCAGCGCTGGTACCGGGGTGCCCTCCGCCTGGTCAGCGTGGACGGCACCAGCCGCACCGTGAACCGGGTGCCGATCGAGTCCTACGTCCAGGGGGTCGTGCCCCGGGAGGCCATCCCCTCGTGGGGGACGATCGCCGGCGGCCGGGGGATGGAGGCGCTGAAGGCCCAGGCCGTGGCCGCCCGGTCGTACTCGCTCGGCGAGAACCGCTACAGCTACGCGAGGACCTGCGACAGCACGTCGTGCCAGGTGTACGGCGGGGTGGCCGTCCGCTACGGCACGGGCGGGGTGACCACCTACGAGTACTCGTGGACCACCGACGCGACGGCGGCGACCGCCGGCGCCGTCCGCCGCACGGCGAGCGGGGCGGTGGCGAGGACCGAGTTCTCGACCTCGAGCGGCGGGTTCACCAACCGCCCGGCCGACGGCAACGCCTTCCCGGCCGTGCCCGACGAGGGCGACGCCACGTCGTGGAACCCGTACCACACGTGGACGGCGACGATCCCGGCGTCGACCATCGAGGCCATCTGGCCGGCGGTCGGCGACCTCCAGGCCGTCGTCGTCACCCAGCGCACCGGCGACGGCGAGTGGGGCGGCCGGGCCCGCGAGATCGAGCTGCGGGGCACCGGCGGCACGGTCACGCTGGCCTGCGCCAACTACAACAGCTGCCCGTTCCGCACCTCGCTCGGGCTGAAGTCCGAGTGGTTCCGGGTGGTGGGGG
The Acidimicrobiales bacterium genome window above contains:
- a CDS encoding SpoIID/LytB domain-containing protein; this encodes MSSSFRRAALLALAAVLAAPGASPAGARSGERASAAGIESVTLEGHGFGHGNGMGQYGALGYAVDHGWTWQQIVAHFYGGTTAGTVANDDMTVRLTANDDQALVVRSDSPFTVAGTALGAGQAARIERTGTSSFAVSTAPAGPASCSGPWSEPAAVSGTAVEAVPSSPPPTSSTDLTRLLTLCRGTEQRWYRGALRLVSVDGTSRTVNRVPIESYVQGVVPREAIPSWGTIAGGRGMEALKAQAVAARSYSLGENRYSYARTCDSTSCQVYGGVAVRYGTGGVTTYEYSWTTDATAATAGAVRRTASGAVARTEFSTSSGGFTNRPADGNAFPAVPDEGDATSWNPYHTWTATIPASTIEAIWPAVGDLQAVVVTQRTGDGEWGGRAREIELRGTGGTVTLACANYNSCPFRTSLGLKSEWFRVVGAAPIVAMDATEDGQGYWLLDADGGVEAAGNAGLFATERALDAKAVGIAQRPLGPGYWVLRADGTVDAAGGAPEYGDGRPRVAPFVDLTAHPDGTGYWLVRTDGTVQAVQVPDYGGRGGTADDPVVDIDATEDGNGYWTVDDEGRVRAYGNARRLGEANPSFPVTAIAQRPAGPGYWVLAAGGDVFAFGGAPYLGEVPGNSTVPVVDLVPTPTGRGYWLVDEGGTVYAYGDARVL